In Setaria italica strain Yugu1 chromosome I, Setaria_italica_v2.0, whole genome shotgun sequence, the genomic window CCGCCCGAGAGGCGGCGCGGCTGCGCCAGGAACGCGTGCGCGGCAGTCTCGTGGTACGCTGCTCTCCTCCTACACAGGCTAGAGGCTACGGCCCTCCGATAGTCCGATCACACGCTGCGCCGCGGATCTACCAGCTTTGATTAATTCTTGCTGCCGAGCTGCAGGCTGTGGGTGCTGTCGGCGGCGGTGAGCTTCCTGTACGGCGCGTCGCGGAACGCGGGAGGGACGGGGGGATTCACCGCGGTCAGGCGGCAGCCCGGGcaaaacggcggcggcggcggcttggactTCGTCTGCAACGAGCTCCGGGACGGGGTCTTCGCGTCGGCGTCCATCCAGGCCGTCATCGCCATCGCCTGCGCCATCACGGCCTACGTCGACGCCCTCCAGCAGAGGAACCGGACGCCCACGCTGGGCGTCGCGATGGGGCAGCCAAACCAGGCTCCCGTGGCTTACCCGGCTCAACCTCCGTACGATGCCTACGGCGCCAACAAGCAACCTGCAGGGACAGCTTGAGCCTGATGAGGTCGGCTCCAGCGTGTTTTTGCCTTTTCTGTGGTGCTGTGCTAGTTTACGTGCCAACTGGCTTTGTAGCGTTCGCATCTCCTCATCATGTACTTACGACTTGCCAATTTGTAAGTGTGACTCATCACTTGGTATACGCCTCTGTTTTCAAGtttgctaataagaaaagtgtAAATTTGAGCCAACAAGTCACATACAATACGTTTATACCATCATAAACTCTTCAATGAATCACTCTTCTACATGTGTAAACCTTCATTGAATCTAATGATCTTGTTTCTTCCACAAATGCATTATTTCATAAAGTAAATTTTCTCGGCCGAGTGTAAATTTGTTTAACCTGCCCATCCATCCATTCAAGCCCTAGAACTAGGATAGCCAATCTTTATCTTTATCtttatctttacctattattaaagcaagtaacgtctctgcctggatttttcgtccgtcatggtcattttgcaaaaaaaccccTGACGTTTCGTgcaatcaacccgcggtccaccTTTGAAGAGACGGGGGGCTCGGTTGCTAAAAAGTGCAAAGGGAGGGTGTTAAAGGTAAAAgagcttccgccgccgccgccgcaactccCCGTCCCCGATCCCCTCCCGCTCGCCGTCCCGGTCCCGATCCCGATCCCGATCCCGCTCCAAGACCCCTCCCCCCAACCTCCGCCCcaacgccgccgcgctctcctccacccccacctccGCGGGGGCCGACTTTGCGGCCGCATCCGACTCCGATGCCGAtgcaggcggcggccgcggccgcgtctCGTCCCCTAGGCGCAGGGACCGCAAGGGTGCCCCCCGCGACCGCCTCGACTCCGATGCGGACGCCGACGctagcgccggcggccgcgccccaTCCCCGAGGCGCCGCCGCAAGCGCTCCCCCAGCTTCCACTCCGACtcggacgccgacgccggcggccgcgtgcCGTCCCCGAGGCGCAACCGCGAGCGCACCCCCCGCCTCcactccgactccgactccgacaactccgcggcggccgccggctccgaggacgacggcgccggcgcgggcgacgccTCGTCGTTGCCCCGCGCGCGTCGTTCCTCCCGCATCGAGACCTCCAACATCAAGCCCGTCAGCACGCGCCCGATGGAggcgccccgccgcgcccccgccgggTCCTCCCAGCGCCGCTCCAAGCGCCGCCACAGCTCCCCGGGGCGGGCCTCCCCGGAGCATCAGAAGCGCCCTCCCCGGGTTTGGAGCCCTGAAGACGAGATCACCATACTGAGTGCCCTCGTTGAGTGCCGTGCCAAGAAAGGCCAGCTCCCGGCGTCGATTCAGGACACAGGCAAGGTACACAGCCAGATTAGTGGTCAGCTCACTGCTAATGCGTCCACTACCCAGCTTAGTGATAAGGTTAGGCGCCTGAAGCATAAGTACAAGTTGTTGTTCACCCGTGCAAGGAATGGACGGGATCCTGACTTGCCAACGCAGCATGAGCGTGATGTCTATGAACTTAGCAAGAAAGTATGGGGATTTAAGAGTGGTGATATCTTAGGAGGATCTCATGCATATGAGGATACTGGAGATGCGGAGAGCAATGAGGAGCAGGAGATTGAAGAGAGTGATGATGCTATGGAGAATGGGTGGGAGCACCATGAACGGCCGGGCAAGAAACCAAAGGCATTTAGATTTGAAAATGGCAATGGCAATGCACTTGCGGCTGTGGGTAGGGCTAGCCATGGCAATGGTAGTGGGAGAGATGATGCTGAGAAGGGAAAACAAATGTACCCTTACCTGTGGGAGGCTGTTGCGGAGCTATCGAAGGAGCACCCGAGCGGACCAATATTCAGAAAGGCATTTGGTGTACTTGAGAAGTCAAAGGCACAAGCTATGGAGGAGAAGCTGCGGAAGTTCAGAATGTCAGAGATAAGGCAACAGCTGCATCGGATGGACCTGATGAAGGAGACAATGCGGATGGTGCTTGATGCACTGGAGGGTTCATACTGATTAGGTTGAATTTGACGAACTGCTGGATTCTGGAATCTGTGGTTCGGTGAGTATGTTGCTCAAAAAGGGGGACCTAAGTCTTCCAGTTGCCTAGAATAGTCTTGGTCTAATGTTATGGATATATGGTTCGTTGTTCTACTTTTGTGGCGAAGGATATGATGTCCTTGATCCCAACTAAACCTAGATCAAGGAGTTATGAACGCTACTTGTTATCCACCCAAAAAGGTTATGCTTTATGTGCTTAGGTGCTAACTTATGCCTATTTgtcatgttgctgctgctatgTTTCTGTTTAATGTTAATTACATCTTTGGCTATATTCGTTTCAGTTTTCCCGTTTCAACTGCATCTGTGCATATGAATGTCATTGCATTTCATCGAGGTTGAATCTAGCTTGACATTAGCCAAAATTTTGCGACCCAGTGAACTGAACAATTACAAGCTTGTTGCTTGTTAGGTTCTTCCAACCGGAGGAAGTAAATCGGTGTCCGCTGAAATGATATATGTTGGATTGGTCAGGACTCAAGTGTAGTTATATTTACCCTTGATGTCTGTCATGTCACTCCCCTGCACTTATGGTTTGCTAGATTTGACTTACAGAATCTGAAAAGGCTTTTTCAAGTTTTTATATAGAATACTTTGGAAATCGTCTCACTGTACTGTTATAGGATAGTGGTCAATCGCCCTTTTGTAAGCGATGTGACCATTAAGTGCTTGGAATTGGAGAATGTAGAAATCTGGATACCTGGAAAGATTATTTAGAGCGGCACGCGCCGGACCTCTAAATAATCTTTCTCTGCCCGGAttttcgtacgtcgtggtcattttgcaaaaaaaccttgatgttttgtgtaatcaacccgcagtccattaTTATGAATAGTCTGGGTGTCGGAttgaaaaaggaggaaagagaggggGTTTAAAGGGAAAGTTCTTCTCTAAATTACGCCGCCCAACGGCACGCACGCTCCCTCAAgtctctccgcccgtcgcctccGTCCACACGCGAGCCCCTTCCTCCACCGCCCCTCCTCTCGCTAGACACCGAATCGGAGCTTGGGATCCGTCGATTTGAAGCGGCAGTACTCGTGCGGAGGAGCATCGACGGTTGAGCTGGATCTGTACATGGGAGTCCCGCAGGGGCCAGTGGCCTCTCCCGTGACGATTCGACCGGCGGAGGTCGAAATcgagccggtggccggtgtgctGGACCGCAGCGAGGCTCTCGAGCCGCCGATTTGGGGGTGGCGCAGCTCATCTTGGCTGGATTCGGCCGGGCATGGGGGCTGCGCAAGATCCGGCGAGGAAGGTCCGAGCGTGGGGCGACAGGGCTTGAGCGGCGGCATGGCGCAGGGAGTGCAGGGGTGCAGCTCCCCCAGCTCGCAGCGGTGGCGTGGATCTGCCGGTGCTGCCCGCAGCACCGGCGGGGGACCcgacgggcggtggcggcagagCTCTGGGCGGCCGCGGCACCGGTGGGGGAGCACGACAGGCTGTGGTGGCAGATCTCCAGGTGGAGCTCGAGGGCGGTGGAGTTTCGGGGGGGAGCTCGAGGGCCGGCGAATCGAGGTCCGGGCGGAGctggaggggtggcggcggagctcgggGAGCGGGGGCAAGCGAGCTTGAGCGGCTGCTGTAATCTCTACCGTCTTTTTTATTTGCTCGTGGGCTATGCTTCAAGTGCGGGGAACTACCCTGTATGCGGTCCATGTACCCTCGCCTATGAAATGGATAACCCTTGCAGCCATAGCAGCAGGATTTTCAGGGCTTCTGTCATTATCTCATTGGATTGCCCACTTCCGGTACTTCCAACTGCTCCTCGGATCTGCTGCGTCCATGAGTCATTCAAaacttttatttatttaatataaatccagatttcaaaagaaaacaagcgTAAGAAAAGTAAACCAACCAATATCGCTAATGTACTACTATTGGTGTCACCACTTATACCTCTGCATCTTGTTGACTCTGACATACACCTACATTGTATATGTGGACCATAAATTATATATTATAAATAATTCATGTGGAgtataaaatataatttatCATCTGAGTTTTGTACATATTTATTGAGTTACCGCTGTGCCATAATTTTCTTTCTCCcgttgcaacgcacgggcatatttgctagttaCCAAAAAGAgaataaaaggaaaaggatagGTAGCACATATAATCCCGTTCCCATCCTCAATGATTTTTACGAATGCCACACTTTTCAAATACCTAGGACAAGAAATTATGTAATTAAAATTATTATTGTAGAGTCTTGATTGCAACTAATTCTGCTTTTGTATAGAACAAGCAATGCCGCTTCCTGAtcataataaataaaaaacacAGATCAGTGGTGCGGGGAATATCGGCAAAACATTACAGGGTCTGCTTGTGGTAAGTTCCTTCGTGGTCAGTTTATTCCAAGATGAGATGATTGATCGATCTATCAACAATGAGCTAGGGGCATTTACCAGTGAGAAACTTCTGAAGGAAATTGCGTTAGTAACGTGTTCTGATGAGGAACAGATGATGAGATCAGAGGAGTCTGCTAAACATATAGAGGAGAGATTAGTACCTTACCCGGAGAAGATTGGGTTGTTTCTCTGGAATCTGGATAGAAAAAGGGTGATGCTGATAAGGACAAAGGTTATCTCAGAGGCTCAATAGCGGTTTGCCTTGCATGGTGACTGGAACATTGACTTGGAATGCAAAGAAGCACCTACAGTAAATGATGTGAAGGAGGGAAAGGAAGCTGTTGGGTCAGTGGGGATGATTAAGCAACAAGcagagaagaaagggagaatAACACCGAAGAAGATATggggtcctgttcaagtggaaGAGGACAAGGAGAAGGGCTGATGATGGAAAGAATGGAACGTGCTCAAGTCTTGAAGATGAAGGTTAACCTGAAAGATCCAAACCAAGGTTAATCTAGAAGTTCATGGACCTAAGTGAGTGCGGGAATAGTTTAGGTACCCCTAGTGCAGTTCACTCATCGAGGTAATGGCATGGATCCGCAATTTGTGTGTGTCGCTGCTCCTATACATATTATTATTTATAATAATCTAGCTCCATTCACAAGAAATTATGTCCAATGTAGAATGTCACTGCATGTTGATATATTTTCTGCATAATGCTAAGCAAATATCTGTGGAGACAACAATGCTTCGGTTATGATTCTTTTGGGCTCAGTGAGTCTTGctatgttttttcttcttccatttaTATTATTATTTGGAGTACCAACTTATGTGAGCAGGCTACTATTGCAAATATTGTTGTTTTCACCTTCCATGAAATATGTTGTGTCcgtgtctgttcttctattgttGATAGGATGAATGTCAATGCCTCCTTTAGTATGCCTCCATGCAATATCTCTTTACGATGATGGCTTCATTTTAGAATGATCAATGTCTTCACTCTCTCACATTTTAAACCTATTTAATTTGAATAGTCCCTATGTATCAACTTAGTTCTAGGTTCTTCAACTTAGAAATGTGTTTGTAGAGCTATACTgtcaaaatttgaaaaaattaaTGGAAATttgctgcttcttttttttttcgggggggggggggggggtatgcCCCCTTACTTAACCCATAGCAAAACTATTTTGATAGAAGTCTATTTGTATGAAATGTAACTTATAATTAAAGTTTGGAATAGTTTCACTTTTTTATGACTggtgttggggatcgcccaaaaagATAGTCACCCTTGATGTCGTTCTGCTCACTGTCAATAGCACAGTTCATTGGGACATTTAATCTCGGGTAAGACCCCTTAACCTCGGATGGAAAACATAATGCTGAGAAGCAACCTCAGCCTCGCAATCCTAAACTTTGACCCGAAGCCAGAAGACATTCGCTGATCTTTTTAACTAACTAAAGTCTGACCTCGAGAACTCGAAGCTAACCACGAGTATCGAGTTGTCCGCTATCTTGTGCAGGATCGCAGTTTTGGACCAGGGAGCAAAGCGCGAGGTTGTGTGTTTCCCGAATGCGAAGCTAAGGCGATCCAGGCCCCCGAAGCTAGGTTAGCTTCGGACGCGAGGTAAGCGTGGAAGTGTTGAAGCAGTCAAGACGGAATTCACGGAACTATGTGAGAGTGTGATTCCCGGAGCTGTCGGAAGGCGTAAGAAGCGTGATCTCCAAAGAACTTTTGTGTAAAACATATTCTAGAAATGTAGTGGTTGGGTAGGGGTAAATGTGGAATGTAAAGTGCCCTCCaagacactataaaaggggagtcCTACCATAAAAGGAGATCCCTACCCCTTTGTAAATTTTACATTCACTCTTTTATGGAATGAAAGTATAAGGGTTCTTCGCACCTTGTTGTGTCTGAGGATGATTAGATCTTTTGAGAAAGAAAATCGCACCATGTGTCCTTCTGTTAACTTGAGATCACCCCCTTTGTTTTGAAGACTTACTTCACGACCTGATGCTACAAATATAAAGGAGACAATATTCGTTCTATTTATCATCTACATGTTGAAGTGCATTTGAAGAAGAAAAAttccaaacaaaaagaaagaatttAAGGTACATGTCCTACCTCCACAGCAACGTTCCGATGGTGATGCAATACCTGTTGTTCTCAGTGCTggccctttctttctttcgttGCACAGAGTAGAGAGTTGTAGACCTAGTATTTGTTAGATAGATTAGTTTAGCTGAATCTTTCATTTGATACATATATACTGCACTTCACTGCACTTCAGTGATTGCCACAAGGTGCTCCTCCGTCGGCTGGTCCGAACCATGTTCTTTAGCCTACAATAAAAATACATGTTCAATTTTCAACGAATTTATAGACCAAACATATAAATCCTAACAAAATAAACTATGAAAATATCTTACAATCTCGTTACTGGTACTTGTAGTTGCAGTGGTCATGGACAATTTGATGTACAGTCCATGTCTTTCAACATAGTTGATCTCGTTAATACCAACTTAGCTTCATGAACATGCATGAAGCTTTCTTATGAGCAACATAAAAGGTGTCACGGAGTGCctatgccccccccccccaccccaacgCAAAAGAAATCAGATTATTTAAAGGAGTTCTACATGCACATTGAAGGTATTGTAAAAATAAGGTATTTTAGAGAGTTCCACAACTGAATTTTCAGCTACACCTATTCTatataaattatagaaaaagcAAAAGTTTCACTATAACTACAAGTCAACTAGTGAAAGACATGAGGTTCCCAAGGTTGATGATTACACTGGCTTTTGTTTCTTATTATCTGTGCAGTTATGTTTGCTGCTGGGAAAATCTATGCTTCAACAAGAGCAATGTACATTGTAGCAATTACATAGGTACCCAAAGGTAAGCATCTGATCATCAACTGTTAGCTTTGGTCGTCCAAAAGAAACTTAAAATTATCTTTATGCAACACTTGGTTCACTTTAATTACATAATTTGCAGTCGACCAAATGAGTGACAATCAGTCATCAATGacggacaaaaaaaaatcaaaggggAGAATATAGTTGCAGTTGTATTTGCAAGCACTGTTCGATACGAGAGCCCATAAAAAATCGAAATAGCACATTATTGCCGTCTGAAGTATGTCTTCCCAACTTTCATCATTAAATAGGATGAAAATGCTAAATCTAAAAGCATGGTAAATAGACAGCACAGGATATCATACGATATTTTCAAGAGTATGAGACATATGAAGATGTTAATGAAGCCAGATAATCTCTGGATGAAGTATGTCTTCTCAGTAATACTTACTGGTTGCTATGGACGTAACATCTCCACAGCTCACAGCCCATCGAATGATCGAAACCACATCAGTTGCCCAAGCAATGAGCAGGTGCAGTGGTCAATTGTTTCTACCTCCGATCCTGTCGGTCCGCAAATGCCCCGGCGATGGAGTCGCTCTGCAGGCCGACATCGATATGAAGGGCCAGCCACACGAACGTCCCAGCTGCACGTACGTTTTAAGACGGACAACGCAGGAGTCATCTGTCCCGATATGGACCTCGCGTCCATCCTCCATATAATCTTTCTCGATGAGATCATCCATTAGACTGATCGGTGGCTCTGTCACAGTAGGAATTGAATATTTCGCTGCAGGAGATCAGGTCGTACGTTAGTGTTATGTGCTGGTCGACCAAATCCAGAAACACGTGGAGCGAGTCCTTTTTATACCCCCAACAAGATAGTCCATTTAGTCCTTTGCTGCAGCAAGATATTTCCTCTTTCGTGCATCGCCTCACCGAGCACCCAAGCTTCACAGAGACAGAGCAGAGCGACCGGAAGGCCAATCGATACGCTACGCGATGCAAaaacgcgcggcggcggccctgctCGGGCTCGCCGCGGCCGTCCTGGGGTTCGCCGCGGAGTACTCCAAGTACAAGGCAAGCTAGACGCCCGCCTTACCATCTCTGTGGTGCGCACCTTCTCCTCCTGCACGGGCTAcgccgcgcgcgcgcttcgGGTTAGTTTTGATTCGCGCTAGCTCCGTCCTGCAGGTTGTtcgtggtgccggcggcggtgatgtTCCTGTCCGGCGCGGAGCGGAACAAGGGAGGCATTCACCGTGACCTTTCGGCGGCCCGGGCGCAGCAGCGACGGCCGCGACTACGACGTCGTCTGCTCCGGGTTCACGGACGGAATCTTCGTGTCGGCGTCCATCGCGGCCGCCATCGGCGTCGCGTGCGCGATCGCGGCCTACGTCGACATCATGCGGCACAGGGaccggacggcgcggcggccacgCTGGGCGTCGCCATGGGGCAGCAATACCCGGCTCAACCTCCGTACGGTGGCTGCAGCGCCAAGCAACCTGGAGGGACGACAGCTTGAGCCTCATGACGTCGGTATTCCACCAGCGTGTGCGTGTGGTTGCTTATCTGTGGCGATGTTACTAATC contains:
- the LOC101786642 gene encoding STOREKEEPER protein produces the protein MSFRRRRRNSPSPIPSRSPSRSRSRSRSRSKTPPPNLRPNAAALSSTPTSAGADFAAASDSDADAGGGRGRVSSPRRRDRKGAPRDRLDSDADADASAGGRAPSPRRRRKRSPSFHSDSDADAGGRVPSPRRNRERTPRLHSDSDSDNSAAAAGSEDDGAGAGDASSLPRARRSSRIETSNIKPVSTRPMEAPRRAPAGSSQRRSKRRHSSPGRASPEHQKRPPRVWSPEDEITILSALVECRAKKGQLPASIQDTGKVHSQISGQLTANASTTQLSDKVRRLKHKYKLLFTRARNGRDPDLPTQHERDVYELSKKVWGFKSGDILGGSHAYEDTGDAESNEEQEIEESDDAMENGWEHHERPGKKPKAFRFENGNGNALAAVGRASHGNGSGRDDAEKGKQMYPYLWEAVAELSKEHPSGPIFRKAFGVLEKSKAQAMEEKLRKFRMSEIRQQLHRMDLMKETMRMVLDALEGSY
- the LOC101768168 gene encoding uncharacterized protein LOC101768168; the protein is MQKRALVVCAAAAVLGLAAAVLGFAAERFKNKAFVRSDVFRCEYRRTPALGCGVLAALLSLAAVALVTAASGCFGRFGAAALPPERRRGCARNACAAVSWLWVLSAAVSFLYGASRNAGGTGGFTAVRRQPGQNGGGGGLDFVCNELRDGVFASASIQAVIAIACAITAYVDALQQRNRTPTLGVAMGQPNQAPVAYPAQPPYDAYGANKQPAGTA